In a genomic window of Lycium ferocissimum isolate CSIRO_LF1 chromosome 9, AGI_CSIRO_Lferr_CH_V1, whole genome shotgun sequence:
- the LOC132031531 gene encoding uncharacterized protein LOC132031531: MSSAAFCIRNDRGDLMYAAARTLNDTTNICAEAIAIGDGIEYCVTHQFLPVIMETDSLALLNIIRQIWSIPWNIRMEIRRIQYWSNKGQVQFAHILREGNALADCLANCVLKFAGNQIEVLSQFAHHCSSSNIK, translated from the exons ATGAGTTCTGCTGCCTTTTGCATAAGAAATGATAGAGGAGATTTAATGTATGCTGCAGCTAGAACACTGAATGATACTACCAATATTTGTGCAGAGGCCATAGCAATAGGGGATGGTATTGAATATTGTGTGACACATCAGTTCTTGCCTGTGATTATGGAAACTGATTCCTTGGCTTTGCTAAACATCATAAGGCAGATATGGAGTATCCCTTGGAACATCAGAATGGAGATAAGGAGAATACAGTATTGGAGTAATAAGGGGCAAGTGCAGTTTGCTCATATCCTGAGGGAAGGCAATGCACTTGCAGACTGTTTAGCTAATTGTGTGCTCAAGTTTGCAG GGAACCAGATTGAAGTGCTTTCACAGTTTGCTCATCACTGCAGCAGTAGCAACATCAAGTAG